The following proteins come from a genomic window of Nitrospirota bacterium:
- a CDS encoding adenylyl-sulfate kinase has translation MNEGFAIWITGLPASGKTAVAEAIIRRLEELYELKVEHLESDALRKILTPEPEYSVSEREWFYDVLVFLGGMLTKNGINIIIDATGNRKSHREKARNSMGKFLEIYIRCPLKTCMERDPKGIYRLAQSGKTTTVPGIQDMYEEPDSPDLIIDSDKVSPESGAEHVIALLKGKHWV, from the coding sequence AAGACGGCTGTGGCAGAGGCAATTATTAGAAGGCTTGAGGAGTTGTATGAGCTTAAGGTAGAACACCTCGAATCTGATGCACTTCGTAAGATATTGACGCCTGAGCCAGAATATTCTGTGTCTGAAAGGGAATGGTTTTATGATGTACTAGTCTTTTTAGGGGGCATGCTGACAAAGAACGGGATCAACATCATTATTGACGCTACAGGCAACAGGAAGTCACACAGAGAAAAGGCGCGTAATTCTATGGGGAAATTTCTTGAGATTTATATTCGGTGCCCGCTTAAGACCTGTATGGAGAGAGACCCAAAAGGGATTTACAGGCTGGCACAGTCCGGCAAGACCACGACGGTACCAGGTATACAGGATATGTATGAAGAGCCGGATTCACCTGATTTAATAATTGACTCGGACAAGGTCTCTCCGGAATCCGGAGCAGAACATGTGATTGCCTTGCTCAAGGGAAAACATTGGGTGTGA